The following proteins are encoded in a genomic region of Takifugu flavidus isolate HTHZ2018 chromosome 3, ASM371156v2, whole genome shotgun sequence:
- the naa40 gene encoding N-alpha-acetyltransferase 40, with translation MGRKSNKAKEKKARRLEERAAMDAICAKVDAANKLDDPLAAFPAFKKYDRNGLNLEIECKRVTALNPLAVEWAFELTRTNMQTMYEQSEWGWKEREKREEMNDERAWYLLARDGDSNPLAFSHFRFDVECGEEVLYCYEVQLESKVRRKGLGKFLIQILQLIANSTQMKKVMLTVFKHNHGAYQFFREALQFEIDETSPSMSGCCGDDCSYEILSRRTKHGEASAGHTHGGGHCGGCCH, from the exons ATGGGG AGGAAGTCCAacaaagcaaaggaaaagaaagccCGGCGTctggaggagagggcggccatggACGCCATCTGTGCCAAAGTGGACGCCGCCAACAAG CTCGATGACCCGCTGGCCGCCTTCCCGGCGTTCAAAAAGTACGACAGAAACGG GCTGAACCTGGAGATCGAGTGTAAGCGGGTGACGGCGCTCAACCCTCTTGCAGTGGAATGGGCCTTCGAACTCACCAGAACCAACATGCAGACCAT gTACGAGCAGAGCGAGTGGGGctggaaagagagggaaaagcgGGAGGAGATGAACGACGAGCGGGCCTGGTACCTACTGGCCAGGGACGGCGACTCCAACCCCCTGGCGTTCTCCCACTTCCGGTTCGACGTGGAATGCGGGGAGGAGGTTCTATACTG TTACGAGGTGCAGTTGGAGAGCAAAGTGCGGAGGAAAGGCCTTGGCAAGTTCCTCATCCAGATACTGCAGCTCATCGCTAACAG cacACAGATGAAGAAAGTGATGTTGACAGTTTTTAAACACAACCACGGGGCTTACCAGTTCTTCAGAGAAGCGTTACA GTTCGAGATCGACGAGACCTCGCCGAGCATGTCCGGCTGCTGCGGCGACGACTGCTCCTATGAGATCCTCAGCCGGCGGACCAAACACGGCGAGGCCTCGGCGGGACACACCCACGGGGGCGGTCACTGCGGGGGATGCTGCCACTGA